One Streptomyces sp. CNQ-509 DNA window includes the following coding sequences:
- a CDS encoding helix-turn-helix transcriptional regulator, with product MLKYEAEAADRVFHALADANRRAVIERLTHGPATVSELAAHLRVTVAATVQHLRVLQDSELVRSEKAGRVRTCQLDPAGLRSAEAWLQRRRTAWEHRLDRLGAVLDDQTKE from the coding sequence ATGCTTAAGTATGAGGCGGAGGCGGCGGACCGGGTGTTCCACGCGCTCGCGGACGCGAACCGGCGGGCGGTGATCGAGCGCCTGACCCACGGCCCGGCCACCGTGAGCGAACTGGCGGCCCACCTCCGGGTGACCGTCGCCGCGACCGTCCAGCACCTGCGGGTGCTGCAGGACAGCGAGCTGGTGCGGTCGGAGAAGGCCGGGCGGGTCCGTACCTGCCAACTCGATCCGGCCGGCCTCCGGAGCGCCGAGGCGTGGCTGCAGCGCCGGCGCACGGCGTGGGAGCACCGCCTGGACCGCCTCGGCGCCGTCCTCGACGATCAGACGAAGGAGTGA
- a CDS encoding SRPBCC domain-containing protein yields MTDHPVKHSTFTLERTYAASPAAVFAAWSDRDTKAKWFAAQDDRYTLDFRVGGTEAVHGDDGTGLVARSEYHDIVPDERIVYTTALFTGEVLSTVSLTTVRFTRDGDGTSLVLTEQGTFLDDREQPEWREQGTGDWLDALGRQVAGR; encoded by the coding sequence ATGACCGACCACCCGGTGAAGCACAGCACGTTCACCCTGGAGCGGACGTACGCCGCTTCCCCCGCCGCGGTCTTCGCGGCCTGGTCCGACCGCGACACGAAGGCGAAGTGGTTCGCGGCCCAGGACGACCGCTACACGCTGGACTTCCGGGTCGGCGGCACCGAGGCCGTACACGGGGACGACGGGACCGGCCTCGTCGCGCGGAGCGAGTACCACGACATCGTGCCTGACGAGCGGATCGTCTACACCACGGCCCTGTTCACCGGCGAGGTCCTGTCGACCGTGTCGCTGACCACCGTGCGGTTCACCCGTGACGGCGACGGGACCAGCCTGGTCCTCACCGAACAGGGCACGTTCCTCGACGATCGGGAACAGCCCGAGTGGCGCGAGCAGGGCACCGGCGACTGGCTGGACGCCCTCGGCCGTCAGGTGGCGGGGCGATGA
- a CDS encoding serine hydrolase domain-containing protein: protein MTLRQRVQDVLDELVAGGAETGVQVAVHHRGRRVVDAVAGVADGTTGRPVTPETLFFSFSTAKGVTALLAHLLVRDGLIGYDTPVAEVWPEFGTHGKETATLRQVLTHTVGVPAMPGGIGPADLADWPRICAALAGAEPRWRPGTRTGYHSFTFGFLVGEIARRVTGQPVRRLLHDWIASPLGIAGELYFGVPPAEFARLARLEDAEPQPAEPAEHDGLLAPWERQPRASMGNDPGFLQADVPSVGTFTARGIATVYAAVLDGRLIAAEQLEELTAVAFEGTDQVFGNPARLALGYPLGRLGAPADEAPTTFGWPGGGGSYAYADPATETSFAVTKNRLTPDFATAQRLSAVVTAEFGLLT, encoded by the coding sequence ATGACCCTCCGGCAACGGGTCCAGGACGTCCTGGACGAACTGGTCGCCGGTGGGGCCGAGACCGGCGTGCAGGTCGCCGTCCACCATCGGGGCCGTCGGGTCGTCGACGCCGTCGCCGGCGTGGCCGACGGCACGACCGGACGGCCGGTGACCCCGGAGACCTTGTTCTTCAGCTTCTCCACAGCCAAGGGCGTGACCGCGTTGCTCGCCCACCTGCTGGTCAGGGACGGCCTGATCGGCTACGACACGCCGGTGGCGGAGGTGTGGCCGGAGTTCGGGACACACGGCAAGGAGACCGCGACCCTGCGGCAGGTGCTGACGCACACGGTGGGAGTGCCGGCGATGCCCGGCGGCATCGGCCCCGCCGACCTCGCCGACTGGCCACGCATCTGCGCGGCCCTCGCCGGCGCGGAACCGCGGTGGCGGCCCGGCACCCGGACCGGCTACCACTCCTTCACCTTCGGCTTCCTGGTCGGCGAGATCGCGCGCCGGGTCACCGGGCAGCCGGTGCGGCGGCTGTTGCACGACTGGATCGCCTCGCCCCTCGGGATCGCCGGTGAGCTGTACTTCGGCGTGCCCCCGGCCGAGTTCGCCCGGCTCGCCCGGCTGGAGGACGCCGAGCCGCAGCCCGCGGAACCGGCCGAGCACGACGGCCTCCTCGCCCCGTGGGAACGGCAACCCCGCGCGTCGATGGGCAACGACCCCGGCTTCCTCCAGGCCGACGTCCCGTCCGTGGGCACCTTCACCGCACGGGGGATCGCGACCGTCTACGCGGCGGTCCTCGACGGCCGGCTGATCGCCGCGGAGCAACTGGAGGAGCTGACGGCGGTCGCCTTCGAGGGCACCGACCAGGTTTTCGGCAACCCCGCGCGGCTGGCCCTGGGCTACCCGCTCGGTCGCCTCGGCGCCCCGGCGGACGAGGCACCGACCACCTTCGGCTGGCCCGGCGGAGGGGGCAGCTACGCCTACGCCGACCCCGCCACGGAGACGTCGTTCGCGGTCACCAAGAACCGCCTCACCCCCGACTTCGCCACCGCGCAACGCCTCTCGGCCGTGGTGACCGCCGAGTTCGGCCTGCTCACCTGA
- a CDS encoding LysR family transcriptional regulator: MPTAPGDVEPRLLRAFAAVAETLHFTRAAGRLYVAQQALSRDIRRLERELGAELFSRTTRQVRLTAEGERLLPYARRVLAAYDALAAAADPRTRPLLVDVGARYSTGQRVLDAARAAAPELELVARFHSGLTGAAAEIAAGRLDVSFGRVAGLAPPTRAGLRHELVRLEPMAVLLPSAHPLAAGPEVPLAALAGETLYAADGNAATAEWTDLARELFAAHDIRLAAPFPEIDGEAEFVRLVHRHGWSVLATTEFAPIPAMTLRPLTTPVPLSPVSLAWRSGLTHPGLTALRTAARTLAREHDWLHLPPDAWLATADQALHAP, translated from the coding sequence ATGCCGACCGCACCCGGGGACGTCGAACCGCGACTGCTGCGCGCCTTCGCGGCGGTCGCCGAGACCCTGCATTTCACCCGCGCCGCGGGTCGCCTGTATGTCGCCCAGCAGGCGCTGAGCCGTGACATCCGCCGGCTCGAACGCGAGCTGGGCGCGGAGCTGTTCTCCCGCACCACCCGCCAGGTGCGGCTGACCGCGGAGGGCGAGCGGCTGCTGCCGTACGCCCGCAGGGTACTCGCCGCGTACGACGCCCTGGCCGCCGCCGCGGACCCGCGGACCCGCCCGCTGCTCGTGGACGTCGGCGCCCGCTACAGCACGGGCCAGCGGGTCCTGGACGCGGCCCGCGCGGCGGCGCCGGAGCTGGAGCTGGTCGCGCGGTTCCACAGCGGGCTGACGGGCGCGGCGGCGGAGATCGCGGCGGGGCGGCTGGACGTGTCGTTCGGCCGGGTGGCGGGGCTGGCGCCGCCGACGCGGGCGGGCCTGCGGCACGAGCTGGTACGGCTGGAGCCGATGGCGGTGCTGCTGCCGTCGGCTCACCCGCTGGCGGCCGGGCCCGAGGTGCCGCTGGCGGCGCTGGCGGGGGAGACCCTGTACGCGGCCGACGGGAACGCGGCGACGGCGGAGTGGACGGACCTGGCCCGCGAACTCTTCGCCGCCCACGACATCCGCCTCGCGGCACCGTTCCCGGAGATCGACGGCGAGGCGGAGTTCGTGCGGCTCGTCCACAGACACGGCTGGTCGGTCCTGGCCACCACGGAATTCGCCCCGATCCCCGCCATGACCCTCCGCCCCCTCACGACCCCGGTCCCCCTGTCCCCGGTCAGCCTCGCCTGGCGCAGCGGCCTGACCCACCCGGGCCTGACGGCGCTACGCACGGCTGCGAGAACCCTGGCCCGGGAGCACGACTGGCTCCACCTTCCCCCGGACGCCTGGCTGGCCACCGCAGACCAGGCCCTGCACGCCCCCTGA
- a CDS encoding MFS transporter, which translates to MSPLRSPQHLPGPYRRLFGVPGARAFTAGNLVARLPMGMFSVSAVIMIAERYGSYALAGAVPAAGLAATAVVGPLTARLVDRRGQARIAVPAAAIAALGSLVLALCVHLRAPAWTLFAAYVLTATTPNTGGMSRARWAHAFRGPGPGNAAALHTANSFEQAADELCFMTGPVLAALLCTTVVPEAGTVTGAVLLMGGIILFASQRATEPPPRPRAPGERARSPLRRPGFPPLLAVFCCAGAVFGSMEVVTIAYADRLGRPAAAGGILALLAAGSCLAGLVYGARRPAHGDSPAGPGGSDVAEAPVAKTPVTEEQAAEAPVAEGPGTEAPVAEGPGTEASVAETPGTEASVAETQVTETSVAKTPVTETSEAAGDTLAPESLFLRCVLAMAALMLLPLLAAATGRLALLAPALLLAGMATAPTMITGMSLVQARTPAGRLNEGMTLAVTALLAGIAAGSATGGWAAGRWAAGTPAVAYAVPLAAATAAALTAAALNAPRRPTAAAG; encoded by the coding sequence ATGTCCCCCCTACGCTCGCCGCAGCATCTCCCCGGCCCCTACCGGCGGCTCTTCGGCGTCCCCGGCGCCCGCGCCTTCACCGCGGGCAACCTCGTCGCCCGGCTGCCCATGGGCATGTTCTCCGTCAGCGCCGTCATCATGATCGCCGAGCGCTACGGCTCGTACGCCCTCGCCGGCGCCGTCCCCGCCGCCGGGCTCGCCGCCACCGCCGTCGTCGGGCCGCTCACCGCGCGGCTCGTCGACCGGCGCGGCCAGGCCCGTATCGCCGTGCCCGCGGCGGCGATCGCCGCGCTCGGCTCGCTGGTGCTCGCGCTCTGCGTCCACCTCCGCGCCCCGGCGTGGACGCTCTTCGCCGCCTACGTCCTCACCGCCACCACCCCCAACACCGGCGGCATGTCCCGCGCCCGCTGGGCTCACGCCTTCCGCGGCCCCGGGCCCGGCAACGCCGCCGCCCTGCACACCGCCAACTCCTTCGAACAGGCCGCCGACGAACTCTGCTTCATGACAGGGCCCGTCCTCGCCGCGCTCCTGTGCACCACCGTCGTCCCCGAGGCGGGCACGGTCACCGGCGCCGTCCTGCTGATGGGCGGCATCATTCTCTTCGCCTCCCAGCGCGCCACCGAGCCACCGCCCCGGCCGCGCGCGCCGGGCGAGCGGGCGCGGTCGCCGCTGCGGCGGCCCGGGTTTCCGCCGCTGCTGGCGGTGTTCTGCTGCGCGGGTGCGGTGTTCGGGTCGATGGAGGTCGTCACGATCGCGTACGCGGACCGCCTCGGCAGGCCGGCGGCTGCGGGCGGCATCCTCGCGCTGCTGGCCGCGGGCTCCTGCCTGGCGGGCCTCGTCTACGGGGCGCGGCGGCCGGCCCACGGGGATTCCCCCGCGGGCCCGGGGGGTTCGGACGTCGCGGAGGCGCCGGTGGCGAAGACGCCGGTCACGGAGGAGCAAGCCGCGGAGGCGCCCGTCGCGGAGGGGCCGGGCACGGAGGCGCCCGTCGCGGAGGGGCCGGGCACGGAGGCGTCCGTCGCGGAGACGCCGGGCACGGAGGCATCCGTCGCGGAGACGCAAGTCACGGAGACGTCCGTCGCAAAGACGCCTGTCACGGAGACGTCGGAGGCGGCCGGGGACACGCTCGCCCCCGAATCCCTCTTCCTCCGCTGCGTCCTCGCCATGGCCGCCCTCATGCTCCTCCCCCTCCTCGCCGCCGCCACCGGCCGTCTCGCTCTCCTCGCCCCCGCCCTCCTCCTCGCCGGCATGGCCACCGCCCCGACGATGATCACCGGCATGTCCCTCGTCCAGGCCCGCACCCCCGCCGGCCGCCTCAACGAGGGCATGACCCTCGCCGTCACCGCCCTCCTCGCCGGCATCGCCGCCGGGTCCGCCACCGGCGGCTGGGCCGCGGGCCGGTGGGCGGCCGGGACGCCCGCCGTCGCGTACGCCGTCCCCCTCGCCGCCGCCACCGCCGCCGCACTCACGGCCGCCGCCCTCAACGCGCCGCGCCGCCCCACGGCTGCGGCAGGGTGA
- a CDS encoding PP2C family protein-serine/threonine phosphatase, whose translation MARPPEEGGIPRRTGAQEKWLPALPPLLLFTGLLIGLFTPSDVRPIAFLATAMVSAAALLPLWETVLTGVGACAIFFVLMVHFNALRDVTAYSELATVAAIAVFAVFLNRLLARRARQLVQVRSVAETAQLAVLHPLPHHLGHVTLESMYLAAAAEARIGGDLYGAVRTPHGVRLLIGDVRGKGLPAIQAAATLLGAFRESAHDAPDLPHLARRLETSISRYASQHPGVLGSEIAERFITALLAEIPDHELVVRTLTCGHPPPLLLHRGEVRELQADAPSPPLNLGMLVNDEFHVDLTPFHPGDQLLLYTDGVTETRDRSGAFYPLAERIRPWSGETPRHLLKHLHRDLVAYSDGELDDDVAAVIARRRASL comes from the coding sequence GTGGCGAGGCCTCCTGAGGAAGGCGGAATCCCGCGCAGGACTGGTGCACAGGAGAAGTGGCTGCCTGCACTGCCTCCTCTACTCCTGTTCACCGGGCTACTCATCGGCCTCTTCACGCCCAGCGATGTCCGGCCGATCGCCTTCCTCGCCACGGCCATGGTTTCTGCTGCCGCGCTGCTGCCCCTGTGGGAGACCGTGCTCACGGGAGTGGGCGCGTGCGCCATCTTTTTCGTCCTGATGGTGCACTTCAATGCGCTACGGGATGTGACCGCGTACTCTGAGCTGGCCACTGTCGCGGCGATTGCGGTATTCGCCGTCTTCCTCAACCGTCTGCTCGCCCGACGCGCCCGTCAACTGGTTCAGGTCCGGTCAGTGGCCGAGACCGCCCAGCTGGCAGTGCTGCATCCGCTGCCACACCACCTCGGGCACGTCACCCTCGAGAGCATGTATCTGGCCGCCGCGGCGGAAGCCCGGATCGGCGGGGACCTGTACGGGGCAGTCCGTACGCCGCACGGCGTGCGGCTGCTCATCGGCGACGTACGCGGCAAGGGCCTGCCCGCGATCCAGGCTGCCGCGACTCTGCTCGGCGCCTTCCGCGAATCCGCCCACGACGCGCCTGACCTGCCCCATCTCGCGCGCCGCCTGGAGACGAGCATCAGCCGCTATGCCTCCCAGCACCCGGGAGTCCTGGGCTCGGAGATCGCTGAGCGTTTCATCACCGCTCTACTCGCCGAGATCCCGGACCACGAACTGGTCGTCCGGACCCTCACCTGCGGTCACCCGCCTCCCCTTCTGCTGCACCGCGGCGAGGTCCGGGAACTGCAAGCGGACGCTCCCTCGCCGCCGCTCAACCTGGGCATGCTTGTGAACGATGAGTTCCACGTCGATCTCACCCCCTTCCACCCGGGAGACCAGCTCCTGCTGTACACCGACGGGGTCACTGAGACCCGCGACCGCTCCGGCGCCTTCTACCCCCTCGCCGAGCGCATCCGCCCGTGGAGCGGCGAGACGCCCCGCCACCTCCTGAAACATCTCCACCGCGACCTCGTCGCCTACAGCGACGGCGAACTCGACGATGACGTCGCCGCCGTCATCGCCCGCCGACGCGCGAGCCTCTAG
- a CDS encoding FAD-binding oxidoreductase → MDNVSRRKVLLSGAAVGSAAALGGGRLAAATPAGAAAGVPASTITPADARYPDFVSGSNGRWRADPEAIRVATATEQVVAAVEEAVRAGKRVSVRSGGHCYEAFVYHSDAQVVIDLSAMNDISYDQKRRAFVIGPGCTLMEVYMELYRVWGVTIPGGSCSSVGAGGHIQGGGFGLLSRAFGLTVDYIHAVEVVVVDASGKARAIVASSDENDPHHDLWWAHTGGGGGNFGIVTRYFLRAPGTERLAPEKQLPQPPGEVYVHQQSWPWSNIDEDRFRTLLRNYSGFYEEYSAPRNPYAGMFSMLVCSTKASGSISMTTQIDATQPDAARKLDDFLAEIGGHMGDAQPTTLSTNEMRAMPDLFAPQARPWLVATRQLGGSGWGGRGDYKSAYLRRAFPDEQISAMYQNLTETDQRSALVSIDSYGAQVNAVGTDATAAPQRDSIIKLQYQAYWSEQSEEAAKLGWIRNMYRDVYADTGGVPVPNEVNDGCYINYPDIDLGDPQWNTSDTPWHDLYYKQAYVRLQRVKAAYDPGNVFRHAQSVRLPE, encoded by the coding sequence ATGGACAACGTCTCACGCCGGAAAGTGCTTCTTTCGGGCGCGGCCGTGGGCAGTGCCGCCGCCCTCGGCGGCGGCCGGCTCGCCGCCGCGACCCCGGCAGGAGCCGCCGCCGGCGTGCCCGCCTCGACCATCACCCCCGCCGACGCGCGCTATCCCGACTTCGTCTCCGGCAGTAACGGCCGCTGGCGCGCCGATCCCGAGGCGATCCGGGTGGCCACGGCCACCGAGCAGGTGGTGGCCGCGGTGGAGGAGGCCGTACGGGCCGGAAAGCGCGTCTCCGTACGCAGCGGCGGGCACTGCTACGAGGCATTCGTCTACCACTCGGACGCCCAGGTCGTCATCGATCTGTCCGCGATGAACGACATCTCGTACGACCAAAAGAGACGCGCCTTCGTCATCGGGCCCGGCTGCACGCTGATGGAGGTCTATATGGAGCTCTATCGCGTCTGGGGAGTGACGATCCCGGGCGGTTCCTGCTCCTCCGTCGGCGCCGGCGGCCATATCCAGGGCGGCGGCTTCGGGCTGCTGTCCCGGGCGTTCGGGCTGACGGTCGACTACATCCACGCGGTCGAGGTCGTCGTGGTGGACGCCTCGGGCAAGGCCCGCGCGATCGTGGCCAGCAGCGACGAGAACGACCCGCACCACGACCTGTGGTGGGCGCACACCGGCGGGGGCGGCGGCAACTTCGGCATCGTCACCCGCTACTTCCTGCGCGCCCCCGGCACCGAGCGGCTGGCGCCGGAGAAGCAGTTGCCGCAGCCGCCCGGCGAGGTGTACGTGCACCAGCAGTCATGGCCCTGGAGCAACATCGACGAGGACCGCTTCCGCACGCTGCTGCGCAACTACAGCGGCTTCTACGAGGAGTACAGCGCCCCCCGCAACCCGTACGCCGGCATGTTCAGCATGCTCGTGTGCAGCACGAAGGCCAGCGGCTCGATCTCGATGACCACCCAGATCGACGCCACCCAGCCGGACGCGGCGCGCAAGCTGGACGACTTCCTCGCCGAGATCGGCGGGCACATGGGCGACGCCCAGCCGACGACGCTGTCGACGAACGAGATGCGGGCGATGCCCGACCTCTTCGCGCCGCAGGCGCGGCCGTGGCTGGTCGCCACCCGCCAGCTCGGCGGCTCCGGCTGGGGCGGGCGGGGCGACTACAAGTCGGCGTACCTGCGGCGGGCGTTCCCGGACGAGCAGATATCCGCGATGTACCAGAACCTCACCGAGACCGACCAGCGCAGCGCGCTCGTGTCGATCGACTCGTACGGTGCGCAGGTCAACGCGGTCGGTACGGACGCGACCGCGGCGCCGCAGCGGGACTCGATCATCAAGCTCCAGTACCAGGCGTACTGGAGCGAGCAGTCCGAGGAGGCGGCGAAGCTCGGCTGGATCCGGAACATGTACCGCGACGTGTACGCGGACACCGGCGGCGTCCCCGTCCCCAACGAGGTGAACGACGGGTGCTACATCAACTACCCGGACATCGACCTCGGTGACCCGCAGTGGAACACCTCGGACACTCCCTGGCACGACCTGTACTACAAGCAGGCGTACGTGCGGCTGCAGCGGGTCAAGGCCGCGTACGACCCGGGGAACGTGTTCCGCCACGCCCAGTCCGTCCGGCTGCCCGAGTAG
- a CDS encoding lactonase family protein — protein sequence MLPVFGAAALAGVVPALGSASPASAAPAAAAPASAAAAARGPRAVYVGGYAGGPGAPAGLAAFRMAGDGRLTPVQEVPGVPNPSWLAVHPRLPVLYAVCEVSTWNGQKGGGVVSYAIDTATGELTRTGDQPVPGVPAHGALDERGGHLIVANYGGATFAVVPLGADGTPRPVSDTVTVTGTGPDPERQTGPHPHQVAFDPAYGYVFGADLGTDRVWAWRLDAEAGKLTPNPLPFMQVASGSGTRHLAFHPSGRFVYVAGELTSSVTAFTYDAARGTFRWLQTLGTLPRGFTGESYCAEVAVHPDGRTVYVSNRGHDSIARFAVSADGRLDLRETTSTGGAWPRHFALSPAGDVLLVANQNSDDVVSFRVTRSGALRRTGATAAAPSPACVAFGGVLPK from the coding sequence ATGCTGCCGGTCTTCGGCGCCGCGGCGCTGGCGGGCGTCGTTCCCGCGCTGGGCTCCGCCTCGCCCGCGTCGGCCGCACCCGCCGCCGCGGCGCCCGCCTCCGCCGCGGCGGCGGCCCGCGGCCCCCGCGCCGTCTACGTCGGCGGCTACGCCGGCGGTCCCGGCGCCCCCGCCGGGCTCGCCGCGTTCCGCATGGCGGGCGACGGCCGCCTCACTCCGGTCCAGGAGGTGCCCGGCGTCCCCAACCCCTCGTGGCTGGCGGTGCATCCGCGGCTGCCCGTGCTCTACGCCGTCTGCGAGGTGAGCACCTGGAACGGGCAGAAGGGGGGCGGCGTCGTCTCGTACGCCATCGACACCGCCACCGGCGAACTGACCCGCACCGGCGACCAGCCCGTGCCCGGCGTCCCCGCGCACGGGGCGCTCGACGAGCGCGGCGGCCATCTGATCGTCGCCAACTACGGCGGCGCCACCTTCGCCGTCGTCCCGCTCGGCGCGGACGGCACGCCCCGGCCGGTCTCGGACACCGTCACCGTCACCGGTACCGGACCCGACCCCGAGCGCCAGACCGGCCCGCACCCGCACCAGGTCGCCTTCGACCCGGCGTACGGGTACGTCTTCGGCGCCGACCTGGGCACCGACCGTGTCTGGGCCTGGCGGCTGGACGCCGAGGCCGGGAAGCTGACGCCGAACCCGCTGCCGTTCATGCAGGTCGCCTCCGGCTCGGGCACGCGCCACCTGGCGTTCCACCCGAGCGGGCGGTTCGTCTACGTCGCGGGCGAGCTGACGTCGTCGGTGACCGCGTTCACGTACGACGCGGCCCGCGGCACGTTCCGCTGGCTGCAGACCCTCGGCACGCTGCCGCGCGGCTTCACCGGCGAGAGCTACTGCGCGGAGGTCGCCGTGCACCCGGACGGCAGGACGGTCTACGTCTCCAACCGCGGGCACGACAGCATCGCCCGGTTCGCGGTCAGCGCCGACGGGCGGCTCGACCTGCGCGAGACCACCTCGACCGGCGGCGCCTGGCCGCGGCACTTCGCCCTGTCCCCGGCCGGCGACGTGCTGCTGGTGGCGAACCAGAACAGCGACGACGTGGTGTCGTTCCGCGTCACCCGCTCCGGCGCCCTGCGCCGCACCGGCGCCACCGCCGCCGCCCCGAGCCCGGCGTGCGTGGCCTTCGGGGGCGTCCTGCCGAAGTGA
- a CDS encoding ABC transporter substrate-binding protein, with protein sequence MLKARRRARLLAAALAGALSLSTLAACGGSDDGGSGDGKTLRLWHYEGPDSAMGQAWAEAIKEFEDSHPGVKVEFEEKGFEQIQKTAPQVLNSNKAPDLLEYNKGNATTGQLSRQGLLTDLTAEAEKRGWTDAVPPTVATTSRYDENGVMGSGAWYGIPNYAEYTMVYFNKDLFAEHGVEVPTTFAELEDALATFKDAGITPFANAGAEYMAHQYLYQLALSQADKTWVDSFQMEGETDFSDAAWTYAAETFADWVDKGYIAENSSGTKAEDAGVSFIQGKHPMLFSGSWWFGRFQAEIKKFDWDTFLWPGSDLTLGSGGNLWVVPEGAENKELAYDFIDITMKKGIQNILGDNGGVPIAADAAAITDPQSKALIEDYTTLAGNDGLAYYPDWPANGFYDSMTSETQKLLTGSAEPGDVLESLQAEYDENVLQE encoded by the coding sequence ATGTTGAAGGCACGGAGAAGGGCGCGCCTGCTGGCTGCCGCCCTGGCGGGAGCCCTGTCGCTGAGCACGCTCGCCGCGTGCGGCGGCTCCGACGACGGCGGTTCCGGCGACGGCAAGACCCTCAGGCTCTGGCACTACGAGGGCCCCGACAGCGCCATGGGCCAGGCGTGGGCCGAGGCCATCAAGGAATTCGAGGACAGCCACCCGGGGGTGAAGGTCGAGTTCGAGGAGAAGGGCTTCGAGCAGATCCAGAAGACCGCCCCCCAGGTCCTCAACTCCAACAAGGCGCCCGACCTCCTGGAGTACAACAAGGGCAACGCCACCACCGGCCAGCTCTCCCGCCAGGGCCTGCTGACCGACCTCACCGCGGAGGCGGAGAAGCGCGGCTGGACCGACGCGGTCCCGCCGACCGTCGCCACCACCAGCCGGTACGACGAGAACGGGGTGATGGGCTCCGGCGCCTGGTACGGCATCCCCAACTACGCCGAGTACACGATGGTCTACTTCAACAAGGACCTCTTCGCGGAGCACGGCGTCGAGGTCCCGACCACGTTCGCGGAGCTGGAGGACGCGCTCGCGACGTTCAAGGACGCCGGCATCACCCCGTTCGCCAACGCCGGCGCCGAGTACATGGCGCATCAGTACCTCTACCAGCTCGCGCTCAGCCAGGCGGACAAGACCTGGGTCGACTCCTTCCAGATGGAGGGCGAAACCGACTTCTCGGACGCGGCCTGGACGTACGCCGCCGAGACCTTCGCCGACTGGGTCGACAAGGGCTACATCGCCGAGAACTCCTCCGGCACCAAGGCCGAGGACGCCGGCGTCTCGTTCATCCAGGGCAAGCACCCGATGCTCTTCTCCGGAAGCTGGTGGTTCGGCCGCTTCCAGGCGGAGATCAAGAAGTTCGACTGGGACACCTTCCTGTGGCCCGGCAGCGACCTGACCCTCGGCTCCGGCGGCAACCTGTGGGTGGTCCCCGAGGGCGCCGAGAACAAGGAGCTGGCGTACGACTTCATCGACATCACGATGAAGAAGGGCATCCAGAACATCCTGGGCGACAACGGCGGCGTCCCCATCGCGGCCGACGCCGCCGCGATCACCGACCCGCAGTCCAAGGCCCTCATCGAGGACTACACGACCCTCGCCGGGAACGACGGCCTCGCCTACTACCCCGACTGGCCGGCCAACGGCTTCTACGACTCGATGACCTCCGAGACGCAGAAGCTCCTCACCGGCAGCGCGGAGCCGGGCGACGTGCTGGAGTCGCTCCAGGCCGAGTACGACGAGAACGTGCTCCAGGAATGA
- a CDS encoding carbohydrate ABC transporter permease: MTAVVSKDAARPAGGSGTPSRRRWRTRRGRTHRTSTEGSYALYLLPGGLAFLIVIIVPFVMNTGISFTDWSGVGTPEFTGLENYDRLLGDDDFWESFRHSLAMVAAMALVPTAIGLVLASALFDFVGKHAGSRWVAAVRACFYLPQVLPIAVAGIVWSWILAPESGSLNELLGAVGLDALQQDWLGDPDWALYSVMTVMVWVQIGFPLVIFMSGLQRVDPALHEAAELDGAGWWRRFWHVTLPQLRPEIAVVLLWCTIAALKVFGMVYVLTGGGPGGATNVPSYFAYQNFFENFQAGYGAAISTVLTALILVLAVVALKLQTRAEDENR, from the coding sequence ATGACGGCCGTTGTCTCCAAGGACGCGGCTCGCCCCGCCGGCGGGAGCGGAACCCCCTCCCGCCGGCGGTGGCGCACACGCCGCGGCCGTACGCACCGGACGTCCACCGAGGGCTCGTACGCGCTCTATCTGCTGCCCGGCGGGCTGGCGTTCCTGATCGTCATCATCGTGCCGTTCGTGATGAACACCGGGATCAGCTTCACCGACTGGAGCGGTGTCGGCACACCCGAGTTCACCGGGCTGGAGAACTACGACCGGCTCCTCGGCGACGACGACTTCTGGGAGTCGTTCCGGCACAGCCTGGCGATGGTCGCGGCGATGGCGTTGGTGCCGACCGCGATCGGGCTGGTGCTGGCCTCGGCGCTCTTCGACTTCGTCGGCAAGCACGCGGGCAGCCGCTGGGTGGCGGCCGTGCGCGCCTGCTTCTACCTGCCCCAGGTGTTGCCGATCGCGGTCGCCGGCATCGTGTGGAGCTGGATCCTGGCGCCGGAGAGCGGTTCGCTGAACGAACTCCTGGGCGCCGTCGGGCTCGACGCGCTCCAGCAGGACTGGCTCGGCGACCCGGACTGGGCGCTGTACAGCGTGATGACCGTGATGGTGTGGGTGCAGATCGGCTTCCCGCTGGTGATCTTCATGTCCGGGCTCCAGCGCGTCGACCCGGCGCTGCACGAGGCGGCGGAGCTGGACGGCGCGGGCTGGTGGCGGCGGTTCTGGCACGTGACGCTGCCGCAACTGCGGCCGGAGATCGCGGTGGTGCTGCTGTGGTGCACGATCGCGGCGCTGAAGGTCTTCGGCATGGTGTACGTCCTCACCGGCGGCGGCCCGGGCGGGGCGACGAACGTCCCGTCGTACTTCGCGTACCAGAACTTCTTCGAGAACTTCCAGGCCGGCTACGGCGCCGCGATCTCCACCGTCCTCACCGCGCTGATCCTGGTGCTGGCGGTCGTCGCCCTGAAACTGCAGACGCGGGCGGAGGACGAGAACAGATGA